ACGAGGAGCTGGTCGAAACGCGCCCGACAGCGCTTGCGCCCGAGGGGCTCACGGTCGAGCGCGGCGCCGTCGGCCGCTGGACCGCCTTCACCGAGGGCTGGTGCACGGTGCAGGACGAAGCCTCGATGCTCGTGGCGCGCCTCCTCGACCCCCAGCCGGGAGAAGTCGTGGCGGATACGTGTGCCGCGCCCGGCACCAAGGCGACGCACATGGCCGAGCTGATGCGGAACCGCGGCCGCATCGTCGCGATGGACCCGCAGGCCGCGCGGCTCAAGCTGGTGGGGCGGGCGACCTCACGGCTCGGCATCAACATCATCGAGCCGCACTTGGGCAGCGCGGCGGCGCAGGCGGGGCGCTGGCGCGGCAAGTGCGACCGCGTCTTGGTAGACGCGCCCTGCTCGAACCTCGGCGTGCTACGCCGCAATCCCGACGTCAAATGGCGCCGCACCGAGGAAGATCTGCGGCGGCTCCAGGACAAGCAGCGGACCATCCTTGCCGCGGCGGCCGCCATGGTGAAACCGGGAGGCCGGCTGGTCTACGCGACCTGCTCGCTCGAGCCAGACGAGAACGAGGCCGTGGTCTCTTCCCTGCCCGGCTACGGCGCGCACTGGCAGGTGGACCCGCCCGAGGGCTTCCCCGTGGCGCTCGACACCGCGGGTTATCTCCGCCTCCTCCCCCACGTGCACGGCACCGACGGCTTCACCGCGATCAGACTCCGCAGGCTCCCATGACGCCGAGAGCCGGGACCTAGAATTTGCGGCTCTGCGCCCCATGGAGTAAGGTTTTGGAGAGATGAAGATCGCGCCGAGCATTCTGTCCGCCGATTTCGCCGCCCTGGGCGAGGCCGTGGCCCGCGTCGAGGCGGGTGGCGCCGACCAGCTCCACGTGGACGTCATGGACGGCCGCTTCGTGCCCAACATCACCATCGGGCCGCCCGTGCTCGAGTCCATCAGGAAGCGCACGCGCCTGCCGCTCGACATCCACCTGATGATCGTCGAGCCCGAGCGCTACATCGAGACCTTCGTCCGCGCCGGCGCGGACCTCGTGACGGTCCACGCCGAGGCCTGCCCGCACCTGAACCGGACCCTGCACCAGATCAGGGAGGCGGGCG
The nucleotide sequence above comes from Candidatus Methylomirabilota bacterium. Encoded proteins:
- the rsmB gene encoding 16S rRNA (cytosine(967)-C(5))-methyltransferase RsmB; the protein is MSPVLRVGPVSQARYEALRILVRVEEDRAFADIVLEHALEQARLEPRDAGLCTELVYGTLRWRRHLDWRLGPYLNRSLDKLDPWVRSLLRLTAYQIFFLDRVPRWAAVDEAVSLAKIKSKRPGPPEFVNAVLRALTRATGAPPLPALPNEAIAVRCSFPDWIAARWIARYGSAEAEALMLASNERPPTTIRVNTLRITRDALAARLRDEELVETRPTALAPEGLTVERGAVGRWTAFTEGWCTVQDEASMLVARLLDPQPGEVVADTCAAPGTKATHMAELMRNRGRIVAMDPQAARLKLVGRATSRLGINIIEPHLGSAAAQAGRWRGKCDRVLVDAPCSNLGVLRRNPDVKWRRTEEDLRRLQDKQRTILAAAAAMVKPGGRLVYATCSLEPDENEAVVSSLPGYGAHWQVDPPEGFPVALDTAGYLRLLPHVHGTDGFTAIRLRRLP
- the rpe gene encoding ribulose-phosphate 3-epimerase — translated: MKIAPSILSADFAALGEAVARVEAGGADQLHVDVMDGRFVPNITIGPPVLESIRKRTRLPLDIHLMIVEPERYIETFVRAGADLVTVHAEACPHLNRTLHQIREAGAKAGVALNPSTPPEAIEWVLDDVDLVLVMSVNPGFGGQS